Genomic segment of Schistocerca piceifrons isolate TAMUIC-IGC-003096 chromosome 1, iqSchPice1.1, whole genome shotgun sequence:
TGCACTCTCTGGAGCCAGACCATCCAAATGAAACATCTCAAGAGATGAGAAGATGGCCTTCAAGAGTTTGCGGGAAGATGAAAACTTAGTGGTGTTCGCGGTGAATAAGGGCAGCTCTACTGTAGTGCTGCTGAAGACCAACTATGATCAGAAGATAGAAGATCCGTGAACTTTTAGAGGACTCTTCTTACAATCAACTAgagaaagacccccccccccccccctccaatcgaGTAGACAGGAAAAGCAGGGTTCTTCTTATGGAAAAAGGACAGCCAAGGAAGGTTGTCCAGCAACTCAGAGTTAAGGCACCAGTACCACCCTGATTATATGGATTACCCAAGGTCCATAAAGAGGATATACTGCTGTGCCCAGTTGTAAGCCACATACCATACAGTCACCAACTTAAAGAAGATGTTAACACCATATGTGCGAAAGTGCGTCTACCACATCCCCAACTGCTTGTAGTTTGTGGAACATCTCAAAAACCTACGAATCTCGAACacagacatcatggtcagcttcgaTGTTGTGTCTCTGTTCACAGGGATACCATTTCAGGACACACTCAATTTAATCAGTGAGAGATTTGATGGAGCTCTGCTAGACCATATCAAGCATATTTTAACATCGACTTACGTCCTATGTGGAGGccaattttatgaacagactgaatGAGTGGCGATGAGCAACCCTTATCTCTGGTAGTTGCAAATCTGTTTTTTGGATAGATTCGAGTATGAGGCACATACAACTGCTGCCAACCAGCTGAccttcttcaggtatgttgacaacacattcgtcatttggccacatggtCGGAGAAGACTGGACGAGTTCCTTGACCATCTGATACCGAGACACATCAAAATTAAGTGCACAGTGGAACTAAAGAATGATGGTCAGCTTATATTACTGGATGTCCTGGTGAAAAGGAAAACAGACGACACGTTATATCACAGTATGTATAGGAAACCAGCACACACAGACTTATATGTACAGGCTGACAGCTGCCATCATCTGGCGCAGAAGAAAGGGATACTGAGAACACTTGTACACCAAACCAAGATACTGTCATACTTAGACTGCTTGGCAGAAACTTTAGAACATTTATAGCAAGTGTTTACAGACAACGGGTCCTCAAACAGGGACATCCACAAATCACATTCCACCAGACGACCTGATACAAcgagagaagaggaagaagaagaagaagagaccagGAGTGTAGCCTTTCTACCGTATGTAGACCCTATATCTGCCAAGATCAGTAGCATTCGGATAAAACACAAGATCAGAAGTGTATTCTCCCCGCCTCAGAAGACCAGGGAGCTCCttggaacagccaaagataatatGGGGTTGAGGAAATCTGGTATCTACCATATATCTTGTGAATTTTGTATGTCTTACATGGGTCAGACCACCAGAACAGTTGAAATAATATGTAAAGAACACCAAAGACATACCAGGCTGTGACTGGCCATTAATTCGGCAGTAGCAGAATATTGCCTGGAACTTGAACACGTCATGCATTATGATGAAACCAGGATTCTGGCTCAGATGCCGAGATTGTGGGATAGTGTGATTACTGAATCTATCGAATTAAGATGACAGAGAACCTGATCAATTGGATGGCAGGATACCTGATCAATATGGAATGGAATCCGGCTATAGAATTACTAAAGAAACAATGGGAAAAAGTTCCTTTCTCCAGTGAAAAACctcaaacaacaaggggtgtaattAACGTAATCGAATGTCCTATGGAGCACCAGTCAGCAACTACCTCTTTGGGAGACTACTGTAGCATTCATGGACACGATAGGGACCAAGATCAACCACCCGAAACCTCAGGCACCACACATCCTAAGAGCAGACACAGTACAGAACTCCAGACGGCGGTCACCGACACGAGAGATTGCTTCGGCGTGTACGGACAGAATATGCAATTCCCACAACAGCCTGATTCGGCGGACAACGAACCTTGTAAGGGCTTACCGAACCCACGAGGCCATGAGAATGACAGGGGCACAACAGATAGCTGGAATAGCCGCCAACAGCATAAGAAACGTCTACAGTGCGTCGATAGCCTTGTGTGGAACGCCTTGCCACGGCCGCCATCGGGGAAAACAGCTTAAACGGGCGCAGATGGaagttattttttattcttttttggaAGAGGTGgaacccctccacgcccacactggtGTGATGGAAACACAGGTCTACTTCGAACTCTGCATAAggattagttttcactaaagtgaggtctcgcaggatgtgggtgctgcgatgtttgGGTACGTCTGTTTAAAGTTAatattaatacgcgctcatctagaGATAGATTGGGCTGAAaattgaacgaagggtagcggtttgaagggctgagaggaaaaaataagaaaagtacCAAGAGAAAAAAACCTCGAGATAGTTGGGTCAGGCAGTAAGAGCAGCAGTGGATATCCTGCCGAATGCGACTGCGACGGAAGACAGAACGCCTAGCGATAAATAGCACCGCCAGAAACGGCCGAAGCGGGCGCGGACGGTGTAGGGAACACCAGACGCCGCCCATGCATAAATATGCGATACGGTCAGCTTGTCGAAAGTGAAACTCGCATAGGTATTCAGAATACAGATATCAGCCCGCATCCTAGCACAACCAATGTTGGTGGGCAGACGGTGATCGGCGGGGCTGTCTCAAAAAGTGGAGGTAGTCGTTCCAGGGCGAAGTCCGAAAAGAGAACGCCCAGCGACTGCCATAGCCGGTCACGGGAGCGAACGGAAGAGAGAGCACTTTCCACAGCTGCTGCAAAGACATTAGTGTGCTGTCCAAGATTCTCAGCAATCTGAGTTAAAAAGCACTGTAAACTCTTCTCCAGAAAGTCAATTCAGTGTAGAGACAAGTTCCAGCAACAGAGATGAGCTGAAGGCACAGATCctttcggttctaggtgcttcagtctggaaccgcgcgactgcttggtcgcaggttcgaatcctgcctcgggctggatgtgtgtgatgtacttaggttagttaggtttaagtagttctaagttgtaggggactgatgaccttagatgttaagtcccgtagtgctcagagccattagaaccattatgaACAGAACCTTTCAGTGAAGCAGCTCATACTGAAACCCCCACAGACAATTGTGGCTGCAATGAAGCTGATTCTAGAGGCCATACCTGCGGGAAAACCACAAAACTAACATGGAAAATATACTGATGCGTGGTTTAACCATGTGTGTTTGGAATGCCAATGGAATTCGTACAAAGAACAGCAAATTTCGTCAGTTCCTATGAGAAGAAGGAATATATATCTGCTTGATGagtgaaacacaaaaatggttcatatggctctgagcactatgggacttaacatctgtggtcattagtcccctagaacttagaacgacttaaacctaactaacctaaggacatcacacacatccatgcccgaggcaggattcgaacctgcgaccgtagcggtcgcgcggttccagactgaagcgcctagaaccgctcggccaccagaggccggcagTGAAACGCACCTCAAGCCCAGAGAACACGTGCGAGCCGCTAACTACTGCTGCTACGGAATTGATCGCGAAACGGCGGTAGGCGGCACGGCCGTCTACGTCAAAACAACACTCAGACACTACCTAGTTCAGCTTCCTGTGCTCGAAGTTACTGAAGCAACAGGTGTCTCAGTCAGCACGTCGATGGGACAAGCAACGTTTATAGCAGAATATCGCCTACCTAGAGGGAACTTAATACCACGATTTGTCGATCAGCTCCTCTCTATGCGTGGCAGAGTATTCATAAGCAGTGATCTGAGTGCGAAACATGCAAAGTGGAATTCGTACATTACCAATCTCAGCGGACATCGCTTCTTGCGCGGAGCTGAGGCACACGATGCGATAATAGGGGGCCTTACGACCCAACTATTTACCCACACCGTGGCCATCCGGATGTCCTAGACGTTGCCATCCCAAAAAGAGATATAACACTTGCACTTTCGTTGAATCAAGTGCCAGTTATTTTTGACCTTGACCCGGACAGAAATTCCCCAGTGAGTGACTGACGACAGTTAAGGAACGTCGACTAGGATCACTTTAAAGTGCACCTGGAAGATACCCTTCCTGTCAACCCTAACCCTGACGAAACCAGTTTGGATGAGGCGGTCACAGTACTCCCGCATCTCACGCTGCAAACCGTTGATGCAGTCACTCCCCCGCGACCTCAACAACAGCGAGATTCGTCCCGACAGCTTCTGCCAAACTCATCACGGAGAATGGCAGCTGACATTGCAACCTCGACGAAATGGTGATTCAACGCCTTCGCCGTGAAATGAAAGTTGTAGATCAGCACCGAAATCGGGACTGAGAGGGAAAAATAACCACCTTCGAATTGATGATAACAGGGCATGGCGCATCAGCAAACAGTTCCTGCGGAAGAAACATCTGTATAAGTACATGGTGAAAATCCCCAGGATgatgaaaagttaatatttatttaaaaacaaaataaaaaccaaacatCGATCAAACGGAAGCATTAGCAGAGATTTTAATTATGAATGCGCGTTAGGTCACagacaaaagaaaacattttttcatACTGCTTTTTGTATAGACAGACACACTTACAGACTCTCTCTATGTAGAAGGACGATCAGGATGAGCgattttagatatgaagtattgcGATCTAGatgtatcgtgtgtgtgtgtgtgtgtgtgtgtgtgtgtgtgtgtgtgtgtatgtgtgtgaacaaTGTGATGTTAAAAAACAGTATCAAGCATGTTATTTACTGAACTAAAGAGGAAAACTATAGAAAGAGGATTTTCGTGATTACGACAAGCGCCAGTGTTCCTGGAGTCCGCCGCCTGCACCTTTAACTAAAAAGGAAGCGAAGCCTGATCGCTAGTAAAAACTAAGAGAAACACAGACATTTTAACAACGCAATCAAATTcaattacgtttttttttcatattacaacTGTGGACTTGTGTGCCAGGACTTCAGGGCACTATGACATTGTTATGAATTATAAAAACTAATTGCGTATATTTTCTGTTTGCGTGAACCATGATGGGGAGCAAGTAACGCAAAAAGgcaaaattgaggagaaaatttttgaaataaataacaaCTGGACTGAGGTCACGTAAAATTTTTCCTAGTAAGCTGTTTTGTCCAGCGCAGCAAAGGCAGGACAGCTACACAAGTTGGTTACACTTGGTagcgcctcttttgatgtagataggaaccttttcctcattatttcctttattgaattttacTGGCGAAAAATTTACAGGTATTTTTCAGTGTGGTACGCAttttcagtaaaacataaagaattctGACACAATAGTTTGTACATTATAATAGATGCGAAACAGGCTTTGACATTACGTAAATTACATGTATCAAGGGGAAGGTTGGGGAATTACACGCATGTGAGTAATCACAGGCAGGCTGATTTATGCAGTTTGAATGGCGTATGCTGTTCCCAGTTGGTGCTACACCCTGCCGGCAGGAATAACAACTACTACGCAGCTTATGCCAGCCATTTCCAGTGGcattcactggactcgcattcggaaggacgacggttcaatctcgcgtccggccatcctgatttaggttttccgtgatttccctgtatcacttcaggcaaatgccgggatggttcctttgaaagggcacggccgatttccttccccatccttccctaacccgagcttgtgctccgtctctaatgacctcattgtcgatgggacgttaaacactaatctcctcctcctcctcctccagtggcattgttggagcagtgcagtattgtttattttcagcgtgtctcatgtaattttggtcagctgtattttgcaaggtaagtgctactattagttgctttaatgtaattcttgtgtatcaactactaaccctagatgaaacctttaatttaattgtagatttgtcCTGCTAATTGAATTAGGTCTCgagttatgcttaggttagtcaCCGAACTTACGGTGGGGTAATGCCTCGCAACTGTTGAAGTGTGTGGAATTCCCCCTTGTAGGTTATATTTTCAGTACTAACAaggcttttttttaatttcagattggtagatattataaaagaataaaccaggaagcaaaatggacacaagaggaactttgtaagtctcttgatgccatcaaatctggaagaaaaatagGAGGAGTATCAAGAGCTTTTGGGATTCATGAAACTATTCCGCGAACGAGAATGAAGGCTAAAAATACTGAGGGTCCAAAACTTAGAAGTaacccaacattttcgacagaacaggaaaatgagattagggatcatgttattacaatggccaagctgttctatagcattacatgcatccagctgcgaaagattgcatttgagtatgcagaggctaacaacattgcaaacaattttgataagtcatctaggttagctggaaaggattggctagctctatttttaaaaagaaacccaagtattagcatgagaaaacctaaggcaactagcattaacagaatacagacatttaatgaagaagaggttaatgcatattttaaaaatttagaaaatgtctttgaaaaatataaatttatagaGGGGCAAGTGTTCAACGTCGATGAAACgggcataaatactgtacaaaagcccgagagaattttggctcctaaaggtgttaaacaaataggtggggccacgtcttgggaaagtgggaaaaacgtgactgtgatatgttgtttcagtgctgCTGGTTCCTACATCCCCCCTACGTTTATCTTCCCCAGGAAGAGGATGTCAAATCTCTTAAGTAAAGGTGGACCAGTTGGAGCAATGTATGGTTGTTCCGTTAATGGCTGGTCCAATGAgtcattatttttcgaattgaTCCAACATATTCAGAACAATGTAAAATCAACTATTGATGACCCTGTGCTGCTGATTTTAGATAATCACAGCAGCCACGTTTCAattgatatttttgaattttgtaaaaaacatTCTATTTTCACGGTAACCATACCTCCACACAATTCTCACAAGCTTCAACCGCTAGATGTTACATCCTTTTCTTCTTAGAAATCAGCTTTCAATCGTGAATGTGACATGTATGTGAAGTCACAGGTGTATCAAAAAATTAAACCATATGGGTTAGCAGAACTTTTTATAAGGCATATATTAAGGTCGCTACCATGGACAAAGGGCAGTCAGGGTTTAAGGCATGTGGGATTTGTCCTTTcaatccaaacaaatttcagcatgatgacttacaacaatgtgagatcttcagagatgttgtccttgaagatgaagaggttccgaatgcaacaaatggaaatgaagtggttgcacctacaaacgagccacatatccccaaaaggtgtcaagaacagattcctggatcttcagcagaagatattctacttctagtaggcctagaagaggtcacaacaacatcaactaaaaGTGCATATGTCAAGCACGTTAGTGTATTAGGCAAATCTCctgttccaaaacaaaaacaaattcttACTAAGACGAAACAAGCCAAGGGAAAGCCTAAGGGAAAGTCAGTTATTCTTACAGCAACTCCAGAGAAGAATAACGGAGTTGTCAATAAAGAAACAAAGAGACGCcatgaaaaagaaagctgaaggaaacaagaaaagaaatcttaa
This window contains:
- the LOC124777278 gene encoding uncharacterized protein LOC124777278, coding for MAHQQTVPAEETSRVSCNFGQLYFARSRVMLRLVTELTIGRYYKRINQEAKWTQEELCKSLDAIKSGRKIGGVSRAFGIHETIPRTRMKAKNTEGPKLRSNPTFSTEQENEIRDHVITMAKLFYSITCIQLRKIAFEYAEANNIANNFDKSSRLAGKDWLALFLKRNPSISMRKPKATSINRIQTFNEEEVNAYFKNLENVFEKYKFIEGQVFNVDETGINTVQKPERILAPKGVKQIGGATSWESGKNVTVICCFSAAGSYIPPTFIFPRKRMSNLLSKGGPVGAMYGCSVNGWSNESLFFELIQHIQNNVKSTIDDPVLLILDNHSSHVSIDIFEFCKKHSIFTVTIPPHNSHKLQPLDVTSFSS